In one Solanum dulcamara chromosome 1, daSolDulc1.2, whole genome shotgun sequence genomic region, the following are encoded:
- the LOC129880080 gene encoding ATP synthase delta chain, chloroplastic: MAALQQTPITFQSRSPPPTQLITGPVAKLSFSGGLKLPKLTIKLRSKRISRRGRGGGALGAKMADSAAGSYANALADVAKSNETLEQTTADLEKLEKIFDDDAVYQFFVSPIVREEKKRELVDEIVSSTSIQPHVANFLNILVDMKRIELIKDIVKEFEKVYNTLTDTELAVVTSVVKLESEHLAQIAKGVQRLTGAKNVRIKTVIDESLVAGFTIRYGNSGSKLIDMSVKKQLEDIAAQIEIGDIQLAV, translated from the coding sequence ATGGCGGCTCTACAACAAACTCCGATAACTTTCCAATCCCGTTCACCGCCGCCGACTCAACTCATCACTGGACCAGTCGCAAAGCTCTCCTTCTCCGGCGGCCTCAAGCTCCCAAAACTCACTATCAAACTCCGCTCCAAACGTATCTCCCGCCGCGGCCGTGGTGGCGGTGCTCTCGGAGCAAAAATGGCAGATTCCGCCGCCGGTAGCTACGCCAACGCACTTGCTGACGTAGCTAAGTCCAACGAAACCCTAGAACAAACCACAGCCGATCTCGAAAAACTCGAGAAAATCTTCGACGATGATGCGGTTTACCAATTCTTCGTAAGTCCTATCGtcagagaagagaagaaacgtGAACTCGTAGACGAGATCGTTTCATCCACAAGTATTCAACCACACGTAGCGAACTTCCTCAACATCCTTGTGGACATGAAGAGAATTGAATTAATCAAAGACATTGTTAAGGAATTCGAAAAAGTGTACAATACATTGACTGATACTGAACTTGCTGTGGTGACTTCAGTGGTGAAACTTGAATCGGAACACTTAGCACAGATCGCGAAAGGAGTTCAACGATTAACCGGAGCGAAAAATGTGAGGATCAAAACAGTGATTGATGAATCTCTTGTTGCTGGATTTACAATAAGGTATGGAAATTCAGGATCAaaattgattgatatgagtgtGAAGAAACAACTTGAAGATATTGCTGCTCAGATTGAAATTGGGGATATTCAATTAGctgtataa